The sequence CGCTTTTGAGTTCAACTACGATCTGGTTTTCAACGATTAAATCAGCGCGGAATTCCCCGATTGATTTATTTTTATATACAACAGGGATTGATTTTTGTCTTTCAAAAGTCAATCTTGATTCTTCTAATTCAATACAAAGAGCTGATTCATAAATCGATTCAAGTAATCCAGGTCCTAAGGTTTTGTGTACATTAATTCCACAGCCGATGATTTTCTCGGTAATTTTATTAATTTCCATCGTCTATTTTCCTTAGTGGTTGCGACAGCTTAGTGTTATTTAATAACCATCTCTGTGTTCTCCGTGCCTCTGTGGCGAATTTCACTGTAAACGGATCTTAAATTTTTTTACGCTGATGGATATTAGGAACACCATCATTCCGCCGAGGATCAGCGTTTCTTTCCACAGATATTCAATGCCGACGCCTTTGAGCATAATGCCTTTCACAATGATCAGGAACCATTTGGCCGGAACAATATTGCTGATGATCTGAAGGGCTGCAGGCATGCTCGAGATCGGAAAAATAAAACCGGATAAAATAATGACCGGCAGCATCAGCCCGGCCAACGAAAACATCATAGCCGTCTGTTGTGAATTGGCAATCGTCGAGATCATGATACCCAGTGATAAGGCCGTTACAACAAACAAAAAAGACTCGAAGAAGAAAAAGCCATAACTGCCGTTAAACGGCACACCAAACACGTATCGCGCCAGCAGCAGGATCGTCGACGTATTGACGAACGATAAAAACAAATACGGAATAACTTTTCCGATAATGATTTGTACCGGCTTAAGCGGTGATACCAGCAGGATTTCCATTGTGCCCAATTCTTTTTCGCGTGCAATAGTGATCGACGTCATCAAAGCCGATACCAACATCAGCAGCAGCGCGATAAGACCCGGAACAAACAAGTAAACGCTCTTTAATTCGGGATTGTACAGCATTTTAACTTCAGGATTGATCTGAACGAGCGGGCCGGTCTGACCACGCAATCCTGTTTGATAATCGCGAATGATCGACGATGTATAATTGATCAGCATATTGGCCATATTGGGTTCCGTCGCATCGGCAATGATCTGAACTGCGGCTCTATTCTCGCGCAGAAGGCGTTGAGCAAAATGCGGTTCAAAAACGATCACTTCTTTGACGCGATTTTGTTTGAAAACCGATTCGATGTCACCGCCAGGTTTCAATTGATCGATGATTATAAAATATCCGGATGAAGCGATTTTTTGAGTAAGTTCCTGAGTCATATAATCGTTGGATTGATCGAGAATGGCAATCCGGGCATCGTTGACTTCATTGCGGATGGCGAATCCGAAAAGGATCAATTGGATGATCGGCATGCCGAACAAAATCAGCATGGTTCTTTTGTCACGAAAAATGTGATAAAATTCTTTGATAATAAAACCGCGAAAACTTTTCATATTAAATTTTCCTTCTTCTGCGGACGTGCTAGTTTTACAAAAACATCGTTCATCGAATCGGCTGCGAAGGTTTGTTTCAAGCCTCGCGGCGTATCGAGCGCCTCGATTTTGCCGTCAACCATGATCGATACGCGATCACAATATTCCGATTCATCCATATAATGCGTCGTGACAAAAATCGTGACGCCATCGGCTGCGGCTTCGTAAATCAGATTCCAAAATTGCCGCCGTGTGATCGGGTCTACGCCGCCGGTCGGTTCGTCAAGAAAAACAATCTTCGGCTCGTGCAAAATGGCCACCGAAAAAGAAAGTTTCTGTTTCCAGCCGAGCGGCAATGAACTGATCATCATATCCGCGGCGTCTTCTAATTGCAGTTTATGAATCAGAAAATCCGTTTTGTTTTTAATTTGTTCATCGCTCAGGCCATATATGCCGCCGTAAAAACGAATATTTTCGCGAACCGTCAGATCTTCGTACAATGAGAATTTCTGGCTCATATAACCTATACTGCGCTTAATGCTTTCCGTTTGAGTGAATACATCGTAGCCGGCGACGCTCGCTTTTCCGGTCGAAGGTGATAATAAACCGATCAACATCCGGATCGCCGTTGTTTTGCCGGCGCCATTAGCGCCAAGAAATCCGAAGATTTCGCCTTGTTTGACGTCGAAGGTAATGGCGTTCACGGCAATAAAATCACCGAAACGTTTGGTCAGGTTTTCAGCTTGAATTGCGTAACTCATGCGTGATGCTCCATCAGGGCCATAAAACTATCTTCAATTGTCGGTTGCGTCCATGTTGTCTCGATGTTTTGAAGCCCTTGTTGTGTTAAATAATTGATGACTTCCTTCGGCTCGAATTTTCCCCGGCGGTCTGTGTAGTGCATGAATTCACCGAAAGGAAAAACCGAATAAGCATCTGGGAATTTTTTAAGTGCAGTTAGCAGGCCGAACATGTTCGATGACTTAACGGCCAATATCGGTCTGTCAAATTTCTTAACCACATTATCCGGCGAGTCTATGTCCAGAATATTGCCGTTTTGAATAAGCGCTACGCGATCGCACAAACTCGCTTCATCCATGTATGGCGTCGACACGATGATCGTAATGTTTTTAGCCTGAAGCCGTTTCAACATTTCCCAGAATTCTTGTCGCGATACGGCATCGACGCCGGTCGTCGGTTCATCGAGAAAAAGAATTTCCGGTTTGTGGATCAACGCGCATGACAGAGCAAGTTTCTGCTTCATTCCTCCGGATAATTTTCCGGCCCGCCGGTCTTTGAAAGGCTCGATCTGAATGTAAATATCTTTGATCAGGTCGTAATTTTCTTCAATAGTTGTACCGAAAACCGTTGCGAAAAATGCCAGATTTTCCTGAACGGTCAGATCCTGGTAAAGTGAAAACCGTCCGGGCATATAGCCGATTTGCGGACGCAGTTTTTTGAAATCCTTGACCACGTCCAATCCAATCACGTTAGCGTCGCCGGAGTCGGGAATGAGTAACGTCGTCAGGATCCGAAACAGCGTCGTTTTACCGGCACCGTCCGGGCCAATGAAACCGAACAGTTCGCCTTTGCTGACTGTAAAATTCAGTCGGTTAATAGCCGTTATCTTTCCGTAAGTTTTGGTAAGATCGTTTACTGTAACTGCGTTCATATTAAATGTATTTTCAGTTTATTCTTTAATAAAATTAATTTCGCCCGGCATACCGATTTTCAGGCGACCGTCGTTTTGTATTTTGATTTTTACGGCATACACCATGTTGACGCGTTCTTCTTTGGTCTGAATGATCTTCGGAGTAAATTCTGCTTTTGACGAAATCCAGTTGACTTCTCCTTCCATTGATTGATTGTCACTTTTTGTTTCGTCGATCAAAACTTGCACTTTCTGGCCGATGGCGACGTGCGGCAATTGATCACCGCTGATATATACGCGGAGGAACATGGTTTGCAGGTCAGCGATTTTATATAAAGGCTTGCCGTACGCTACGATTTCCTTAGGCTCGGCAAATTTAGTTAACACGGTTCCGTGCACGGGATTGACGATTACGCTTTTACGGATCTGGTCGTTAATTTGAGCGATTTGAGCGTCCAGTGATTTGACGTCGCTGAGCACAGTGGCGTTCTGCGTTTCAATCGAAACGATCTGCCGGTCGATCACATTGATCTGCCCGTTCACGTCATCCAGTTGTTTTTGAGTGGCTGCATTTTCGCCGAATAATTTTTCGAGGCGTTTTTTATCCGTTTCGGCAACGCGACGCTGTTCTTTGAGTACGTCGATCTGGGCAAGAATACTGGCGACTTTGGCGCTGACGCTTTGACGCGTGGCAAGCAGTTGCGCACGCTTCAGCTCAAGCTGAACAGTGTCGACATATCCGACAGCTTTGCCGGCTTCAATCGTTAATCCTTCTTCAATTTCAAAAGCGAGCAGCTTGCCGGACGCTTCGGCCGAGACGACAATTTCGGTTGCTTCAAAATTGCCGTAGGCGTCGGATTTATGATTATTGCCGGAACAACCGACAAGCAAAATGATTCTTAAAATCCAAATGTGTTTCACGTTTATTCTCCTATGGTGGTTAAATAATCTTGTTGAGCGCGCAGCCACTGGAGCTTATGCACTTCCAGCGTCAGGCGTGCCTGATGTTCAGAATTAAGTTCGGTCAAATATTCCGACGACGTTACGACGCCGTTATCTAATTGACTGGATAATTGTTGAGTCACTTTTTTACGTAATGCAATGATGTCCTGATCCAATTTGATCAGCGTTTCCATCTTTTTCATTTCGGATAATAATTTTTCAGCGGCAACCGTCAGATTTTGAGTGAACGATTCTTTCTGCGTCCGGACAATGTCCTGTTGCAATTTATAAACTTGCCGGTCCCGGCCGTCTGTATTCCAGTTCCAGAAATTCCAAGTAACACGAAGTCCGACGACATAATAGGTATGGAAATCTTTTTCGTACACATTCAATCCGGGTTGTCCGAAGGAATATTGACCGAAGGCTGAAATTTTCGGCAGATTGCGGCGTGAAGTCCATTCGGCATAACGATCAAGCCGCTTTTGCGACCATGCAAAGGTTGCATATTCCGGTCTTTTTTCGGCAGAAACCGGCGTGAATTGTGTGTGTACATTGGGTACGATCAGGACAACATTATCGCTGACATCGCGGTGTAATAATGTTTTCAAAGTCGTAACGAGCGTTTTGCGATTGGCCGTCACTTCGGCGCGATTTTGGCGAATCCGAAGTAATTCAGCGTTCAGAATATCGGCGTTGCTAGGTAAAATCGCTCCGTTTTTGACGCGTGATTCAATTGCCGATAATTTGGAAAGGACGTCTTCTTCAGTCAGTTGCAGCGATTTTTCCTGTTCCTGCAACAATAACAATCCAAAATACGCATCGTTGACTTGCGCGCGGAGTTTGTACAATTCCGTTTCCACGCTTTTTTGATCGACCATCTTTTGCGATTCCTCGATAGCTTTTTGTTTCGCGATCGAACCGAAGTCGAAGATCAATTGATTGCCATTAAGCGTTAATTGATAGGCATCCTTATCCGGTTTCGGCACGGACACGCCCGGCAATTGAATAGGTACGGACGTAACTTCCGACTGATAAGCCGCTTGTCCTGTCAACGAAAGTTCAGGCAAAAATTTCGCGTTCAGGTTTTTGAGTTTTAACTGCGTGATGTTTTCGTACAGTTGAGTTTGACCGCTCAGCGGATAAGCCGAGACGGCTTCGTCATAACACTGTTCCAGGCGAAGCGTGTCGTTAGGCGACGAAAACATCAGGCCGATGAAAAGTAATACGTTCATTTCTTTTTGATCCCGTTTAATATGAATTCAGGAAGTTGTTCTTTACGTTGATTAATAAATTGATCGAATTTTTCGTCGTCCATTCCTAATGCGACTTTTACCATCGGTTTTGCAACGAATGGAAAAATACAGGCTGCGAGAACGCTTACGAGAATTTGTTCGGGCGCGATCGTTATGTACCGGCCTTCGTCCATTCCTTTTTGCAATTGTTGCAAAATTTTCGGCGGTGCGCTGGCAACTCCGACCGATCGTACCATATTGGTCAGTCGTTCAGGATTGCGCGTCATTTCATGTAATACAAAACCCGGCAAATAAGGATGTTGTTTGATCGTTTCGATGTACGTGGGTATGAATTTCATTAGATTTTGTTCAACCGTTTCGTCCGACATGAGTACACTGAGCAACATAGGAAAAATTCTTCCGAGCGCCTCTTTGAAAACGGCTTCAAAAAGCTGATCTTTGCTTCGGAAATAGTAATGGAGCATGGCTTTATTGATTCCGGCTTCGTCAGCGATTTCTTGCATCCGGGCACCGTCAAAACCCTTTCGGTGGAACACATTACGTGCAGCTTCGATAATTTTGGCTTCAGAAATAGTCGTTTCGTGTTGCATAATTCTTTAAAAATTAATGTTTAATCGCTTTAACTGTTTAATTTAACCATTAAATTTAACTAATTGGTTAATAATCGTAATATAGCGTCCGTTTGAGCATTTGTCAAGAAATTTTTAAAAAAAGCCTGATTTTTTTTAAAATTTTAATGCAAATGTTTGTTTTTTCTTCTTGCAAAAAAAAATAATGTTGTCTATTGTATTTTATTCAGGGTGAAATATGCTGATCGACAACATTTTATCGGAATATCAATTTTCGGAGTTTCATTCTATTCGAATTCGGGCTTCTGCGGAATCAGTCTATCGTTCGCTGCATGCCTTCGATTCGAGTCAACTGTACATTGGAAGGCTGTTGATGTTCATTCGCAGTTTTGGGAATGCAAAACCCAAAGTAATTGCCAAAGGATTTACAGGCATTGGCTTTATTCCGCTGGCGGATACTTCTCATGAAATTGTTTTGGGATTGGTAGGTCAGTTTTGGAAACCAAGGGGAAATATTTCAAAAATAGATCCGGAAGATTTTAATACATTTAATACGCCGGGGTATGCCAAAGCCGTTTGGAATTTCAGAATTCAGGCGATCACCGAGAGGTCGGTCGTTCTGTCAACCGAAACACGGGTTCGGTGTTTGGATAAAAGCAGTCGGATGAAATTCGCTTTTTATTGGCTGTTTGTGCGGCCATTTAGCGGGTTGATT is a genomic window of bacterium containing:
- a CDS encoding GxxExxY protein → MEINKITEKIIGCGINVHKTLGPGLLESIYESALCIELEESRLTFERQKSIPVVYKNKSIGEFRADLIVENQIVVELKSVERMDPVFHAQILSYMKLGNYRIGLLINFN
- a CDS encoding ABC transporter permease, whose product is MKSFRGFIIKEFYHIFRDKRTMLILFGMPIIQLILFGFAIRNEVNDARIAILDQSNDYMTQELTQKIASSGYFIIIDQLKPGGDIESVFKQNRVKEVIVFEPHFAQRLLRENRAAVQIIADATEPNMANMLINYTSSIIRDYQTGLRGQTGPLVQINPEVKMLYNPELKSVYLFVPGLIALLLMLVSALMTSITIAREKELGTMEILLVSPLKPVQIIIGKVIPYLFLSFVNTSTILLLARYVFGVPFNGSYGFFFFESFLFVVTALSLGIMISTIANSQQTAMMFSLAGLMLPVIILSGFIFPISSMPAALQIISNIVPAKWFLIIVKGIMLKGVGIEYLWKETLILGGMMVFLISISVKKFKIRLQ
- a CDS encoding ABC transporter ATP-binding protein; this translates as MSYAIQAENLTKRFGDFIAVNAITFDVKQGEIFGFLGANGAGKTTAIRMLIGLLSPSTGKASVAGYDVFTQTESIKRSIGYMSQKFSLYEDLTVRENIRFYGGIYGLSDEQIKNKTDFLIHKLQLEDAADMMISSLPLGWKQKLSFSVAILHEPKIVFLDEPTGGVDPITRRQFWNLIYEAAADGVTIFVTTHYMDESEYCDRVSIMVDGKIEALDTPRGLKQTFAADSMNDVFVKLARPQKKENLI
- a CDS encoding ABC transporter ATP-binding protein, producing the protein MNAVTVNDLTKTYGKITAINRLNFTVSKGELFGFIGPDGAGKTTLFRILTTLLIPDSGDANVIGLDVVKDFKKLRPQIGYMPGRFSLYQDLTVQENLAFFATVFGTTIEENYDLIKDIYIQIEPFKDRRAGKLSGGMKQKLALSCALIHKPEILFLDEPTTGVDAVSRQEFWEMLKRLQAKNITIIVSTPYMDEASLCDRVALIQNGNILDIDSPDNVVKKFDRPILAVKSSNMFGLLTALKKFPDAYSVFPFGEFMHYTDRRGKFEPKEVINYLTQQGLQNIETTWTQPTIEDSFMALMEHHA
- a CDS encoding HlyD family efflux transporter periplasmic adaptor subunit; protein product: MNVKHIWILRIILLVGCSGNNHKSDAYGNFEATEIVVSAEASGKLLAFEIEEGLTIEAGKAVGYVDTVQLELKRAQLLATRQSVSAKVASILAQIDVLKEQRRVAETDKKRLEKLFGENAATQKQLDDVNGQINVIDRQIVSIETQNATVLSDVKSLDAQIAQINDQIRKSVIVNPVHGTVLTKFAEPKEIVAYGKPLYKIADLQTMFLRVYISGDQLPHVAIGQKVQVLIDETKSDNQSMEGEVNWISSKAEFTPKIIQTKEERVNMVYAVKIKIQNDGRLKIGMPGEINFIKE
- a CDS encoding TolC family protein; translation: MNVLLFIGLMFSSPNDTLRLEQCYDEAVSAYPLSGQTQLYENITQLKLKNLNAKFLPELSLTGQAAYQSEVTSVPIQLPGVSVPKPDKDAYQLTLNGNQLIFDFGSIAKQKAIEESQKMVDQKSVETELYKLRAQVNDAYFGLLLLQEQEKSLQLTEEDVLSKLSAIESRVKNGAILPSNADILNAELLRIRQNRAEVTANRKTLVTTLKTLLHRDVSDNVVLIVPNVHTQFTPVSAEKRPEYATFAWSQKRLDRYAEWTSRRNLPKISAFGQYSFGQPGLNVYEKDFHTYYVVGLRVTWNFWNWNTDGRDRQVYKLQQDIVRTQKESFTQNLTVAAEKLLSEMKKMETLIKLDQDIIALRKKVTQQLSSQLDNGVVTSSEYLTELNSEHQARLTLEVHKLQWLRAQQDYLTTIGE
- a CDS encoding TetR/AcrR family transcriptional regulator, which encodes MQHETTISEAKIIEAARNVFHRKGFDGARMQEIADEAGINKAMLHYYFRSKDQLFEAVFKEALGRIFPMLLSVLMSDETVEQNLMKFIPTYIETIKQHPYLPGFVLHEMTRNPERLTNMVRSVGVASAPPKILQQLQKGMDEGRYITIAPEQILVSVLAACIFPFVAKPMVKVALGMDDEKFDQFINQRKEQLPEFILNGIKKK